A genomic segment from Flavobacterium inviolabile encodes:
- a CDS encoding polymorphic toxin type 23 domain-containing protein, protein MRKIIFTTLSIVCCLAVNAQDLGGTKVAGTRPIERKSTTIEEGQMDATTALTPSFPGPTGNSAEVGITEGALSVSLTGAATYNIPIAVPPGINGVVPQISLTYSSQEGNGLAGYGWNITGISSITRIPSNKFHDNNISVINGGTGDRFALDGQRLIPKDGGNYYKLGGGQGVKYETENFSNIKVTSYNITNSPVSVAEFKVEYPDGSVAIYGGFSTHVSTTTWALKYWENPQGVRISYSYVLENNNLRIASIKYGTMGTIAPINEIQFVYQNRQRPEQAYIGGQNILNDKILKEIKVIGNGIGFRNYYLAHDITSLGYERLISITEKCGDNSAGYNPTVFSYDNTPESIAYSAMTTSLSVGSIRVDNSATVSGDFDGDGNMDFLLYPTNGDNAKKKFWLFTEIAGGSLNMGWEVPCGSFEEIFPSTWLTWNNKLAPFQGMTAVQSAPMVPYINNLNINTYYLAPYGVYLQYQKAIQFPDLLKRKYLSGDFNGDGLTDVIAVDWSGTSSNRNAYFIDLDRRKTTNYMNLAGVIANVSSEDKLETGDFNGDGKTDILFIDGNNANYSAKVYTLNSDNQLVLLWSTVIKNPTKIVLFGDYNGDGKTDFMLPNGNASSSSYWYKYTSTGTAFIEENQSYPGLEYWTPYGIDIYHYIPSDINNDGKTDILYVTCSGDSTSSSGLGNIRVRPFINKNGVFGQVYGQYYAGNTGNIPGINKFALPIFYTSNQPNKKLEIAFANYNKLHYFKSQKDFGKERLLRAITTGNGVKEIISYSPLVGATTSQNGYDIPYRASGYTENYPNTDIIMAPTFQIVSQLEKVSKSVYKKQLFKYYGAVTNLEGLGFLGFRSVMRTNWFDDNGTQIISTVSKNDIGLRGTNIENYSLPGIVLPGDLAPITNYISKSSNTYNMVNGVFEDPLQFNKVYKLKSTITQNFNGLDNTRSETETTYDAYNNPVTSVTKLYKENVHEQTAVGSIAYNAPSVTPHIIGRPMSKTQAITIYPGQGLPNEDTSSSEELYTYTNNLLTQVKKKINSTPHVTEDNEYDSFGNIKKKKVTAGSLTPRETKYDYDPSGRFLIKSYDTENLISEFEFNTSNGVLNWEKNPYLLQTKFFYDKWLKKIKTTDYLGVSKNYTYSKNAEKTFITETKTPDDGSASNEVYDDLGRKIKSGAKNINGNWACIDYLYDIYDRNFKVSELYFGDPATGNSGATQWNETQYDMYGRVSKNITYTGKTITMTYAGLTTTINDGVKTKTSVKNAIGRVVAMTDAPGGTINYTYFANGNLKTSDYGGVITTITLDNWGRKKTLTDPAAGTYEYTYNDFGETLTEKTPKGITTYDLDAVGKVNWKTIVGINGDNTNSKTTNTYDPATKLLTAVKFENLSEGYVINYSYGYDQYKRLNFKDESGYLAYYQQATQFDAFGRPEKELYTAINTSDLKRSDKWIKKTYKNGYHYQIVDDATQKVLWQANTVNERGQLLTAQYGYDNGSFVGQETHSYDTYGLPASTSYRTANGSYSSAVPFMTLTTAFDPQRGNLLNRTNSMFGWSEDFSNAYDQQDRLIKYKDANGVYVTQSYDDRGRITANNIGTYNYNVINSTSGVSSPYQASSVTLADAATTAYYNGREQNIGYNAFKSPVWITEEGKENIDYQYNAFDGRCTMYYGGLEADKTARKYRKFYSADGSMEIKRNLLTDTVEFITYIGGNAYTAPVVLKSDGTTQNYLYLHRDYQGSILAITNANGQVLEKRLFDAWGALIKYNNIAGSTTVPTTSDGLLLDRGYIGHEHLLGVGLINMNARLYDPRLHRFLSPDNYVQDPNNTQSYNRYAYCWNNPLKYADYNGEWFGWDDLIVAAVSFVVGYVSSGIQTGQWGWSSVQSGLISAAVGWVAYNTAGSSSGITAGSGSLNAPMWDFLATSAASSAISLLYPPIGIQINNFSFSISPAIAFGNTSGVGVNLSATFSNGDFSLSGGIGIMSNSNYNGLGKNGYEIRKSILASYDNGKNGFSLGFNKWEGDFAQRTGVVGLHFGDFRVMYENDGSIGGLGDGGDSYRTAALNLSLGDFTAGFNLMTGYRDYEGEDGSVKTHRDPLCVDDFGRRMPNGLAKEEGPKYRLGALTVGYKGYRVGVNSEHIRHAIQDQAIHNLRIPWFNGKSIFDKRQMGFENQSWDWKGYGQYRTQNIFTSW, encoded by the coding sequence ATGAGAAAAATTATATTTACCACATTAAGTATTGTTTGTTGTTTGGCTGTTAATGCTCAGGATTTAGGCGGAACAAAAGTTGCCGGAACCAGGCCTATTGAAAGAAAATCCACTACTATCGAAGAGGGGCAGATGGATGCAACGACAGCACTAACGCCAAGCTTTCCCGGACCTACTGGCAACTCAGCAGAAGTGGGAATTACTGAAGGAGCATTGTCGGTTTCATTAACAGGAGCGGCAACCTATAATATACCTATAGCAGTTCCGCCGGGAATTAACGGAGTGGTTCCCCAGATCAGTTTAACTTATAGTAGTCAGGAAGGAAATGGACTTGCAGGTTATGGCTGGAATATAACAGGGATTTCCAGTATTACAAGAATTCCTTCTAATAAATTTCATGACAATAATATTAGTGTGATTAATGGCGGTACCGGCGATCGGTTTGCATTAGATGGACAAAGATTAATCCCTAAAGATGGCGGAAATTATTATAAACTCGGAGGCGGACAGGGAGTAAAATATGAAACCGAAAATTTCTCCAATATTAAGGTTACTTCTTATAATATAACAAACAGTCCGGTAAGTGTGGCGGAGTTTAAGGTTGAATATCCTGACGGGTCTGTTGCCATATATGGTGGCTTTTCTACTCATGTGTCAACCACCACCTGGGCCTTGAAGTATTGGGAAAATCCACAGGGAGTACGCATTAGTTATAGTTATGTGCTGGAAAACAATAATTTAAGGATAGCCAGTATAAAATATGGAACTATGGGCACCATTGCTCCTATAAACGAAATACAGTTTGTATATCAAAACCGGCAGCGACCGGAACAAGCTTATATTGGAGGACAAAATATTCTGAATGACAAAATACTTAAAGAAATTAAAGTTATTGGAAACGGGATCGGATTCCGAAACTATTATTTGGCTCATGATATTACCTCATTGGGATATGAAAGACTGATCAGCATTACCGAAAAGTGCGGAGATAATTCAGCAGGTTACAATCCTACAGTTTTTAGTTATGATAATACACCTGAATCTATTGCATATAGTGCTATGACAACAAGTTTGTCTGTTGGTAGTATAAGAGTGGATAATTCGGCAACGGTTTCCGGAGATTTTGACGGTGATGGCAATATGGATTTTTTATTATATCCGACAAACGGGGATAATGCCAAGAAAAAATTCTGGCTTTTTACAGAAATAGCCGGCGGATCGTTAAACATGGGATGGGAGGTGCCTTGTGGATCTTTTGAAGAAATTTTTCCATCAACATGGTTAACATGGAACAACAAGCTGGCTCCGTTTCAGGGTATGACAGCAGTTCAGAGCGCACCGATGGTACCCTATATCAATAATCTGAATATAAATACGTACTATCTTGCTCCTTATGGGGTTTACCTGCAATATCAAAAAGCAATTCAATTTCCGGATTTATTAAAGCGAAAGTACCTTAGTGGCGATTTTAACGGCGATGGACTTACAGATGTTATTGCTGTAGACTGGAGTGGAACGTCATCCAATAGAAATGCTTATTTTATTGATTTAGACAGAAGGAAAACGACAAATTATATGAACCTTGCAGGGGTTATTGCCAATGTTTCATCTGAAGATAAACTTGAAACCGGGGATTTTAACGGGGATGGAAAAACAGATATATTGTTTATAGATGGCAATAATGCTAATTATTCTGCCAAGGTGTATACGTTGAATAGTGATAATCAGCTTGTATTGTTATGGAGTACAGTCATTAAAAATCCGACAAAAATAGTTTTATTCGGGGACTATAACGGAGACGGAAAAACGGATTTCATGCTTCCTAACGGGAATGCTTCGTCATCCTCATATTGGTATAAATATACTTCCACCGGAACAGCGTTTATTGAGGAAAATCAAAGTTATCCCGGATTAGAATATTGGACTCCTTATGGTATAGACATCTATCATTATATTCCATCGGATATTAATAATGATGGAAAAACAGATATACTTTATGTTACTTGTAGCGGCGATTCAACAAGCAGTTCCGGATTAGGAAATATAAGAGTTCGTCCTTTTATAAATAAAAATGGAGTTTTTGGTCAGGTATACGGGCAGTATTATGCCGGAAATACAGGAAATATACCAGGAATTAACAAATTTGCTCTTCCGATTTTTTATACATCAAATCAGCCCAATAAGAAATTGGAAATTGCCTTTGCAAATTATAATAAGCTGCATTATTTTAAATCTCAGAAAGATTTTGGTAAAGAACGGTTATTAAGAGCAATCACTACCGGAAACGGCGTTAAGGAGATTATTAGTTATAGTCCTTTGGTAGGGGCAACCACATCTCAAAACGGATATGACATTCCTTACAGAGCCAGCGGTTATACCGAAAATTATCCTAATACGGATATTATTATGGCTCCGACTTTTCAAATTGTATCACAACTTGAAAAAGTCAGTAAATCGGTTTATAAAAAGCAATTGTTCAAATATTATGGAGCAGTAACAAATCTTGAGGGACTTGGATTTCTTGGATTTCGTAGTGTAATGCGTACAAACTGGTTTGATGATAACGGTACGCAAATCATTTCGACTGTTTCTAAAAATGATATTGGTTTAAGAGGAACAAATATTGAAAACTATTCCCTGCCGGGCATTGTTCTTCCGGGTGATTTAGCACCCATAACAAATTATATCTCAAAAAGCAGCAATACATATAATATGGTTAATGGCGTATTTGAGGATCCATTACAGTTTAATAAAGTTTACAAATTAAAAAGTACCATTACTCAGAACTTTAACGGATTAGATAATACCCGTAGTGAAACGGAAACTACTTATGATGCATACAATAATCCTGTAACATCCGTAACAAAACTATACAAAGAAAATGTACACGAGCAAACTGCTGTAGGTTCAATAGCTTATAATGCTCCTTCCGTAACGCCTCATATTATCGGAAGACCCATGAGCAAAACTCAGGCGATAACCATATATCCCGGTCAGGGATTACCGAATGAAGACACCAGCAGTTCGGAAGAATTGTACACCTATACAAATAACCTGCTCACACAGGTAAAGAAAAAAATAAACAGTACGCCTCATGTTACTGAGGATAATGAATATGATTCTTTCGGGAATATCAAAAAGAAAAAAGTAACGGCTGGATCCCTTACTCCGAGGGAAACAAAATACGATTATGATCCGTCGGGACGTTTCCTGATAAAAAGCTATGATACGGAGAATCTGATTTCAGAATTTGAATTCAATACAAGTAATGGTGTCCTGAATTGGGAGAAGAATCCATATTTACTGCAAACGAAATTTTTCTATGACAAATGGCTTAAAAAAATAAAGACCACAGATTATTTAGGTGTTTCCAAGAATTATACCTATTCTAAAAATGCGGAAAAAACGTTTATAACTGAAACCAAAACACCTGATGATGGCAGTGCCAGTAATGAAGTTTATGACGATTTGGGAAGGAAAATTAAATCGGGAGCGAAAAATATAAACGGAAATTGGGCCTGTATCGATTATTTATATGATATCTACGATAGAAATTTCAAGGTGAGTGAACTGTATTTCGGAGACCCTGCCACCGGTAATTCCGGAGCAACGCAGTGGAACGAAACGCAATATGACATGTATGGAAGAGTAAGTAAAAATATAACCTATACCGGTAAAACGATTACGATGACTTATGCCGGTTTAACCACAACAATTAATGATGGGGTGAAAACCAAAACATCGGTTAAAAATGCTATCGGACGTGTGGTTGCTATGACTGATGCTCCGGGAGGAACGATTAATTACACCTATTTTGCCAACGGGAATTTAAAAACGTCAGATTACGGAGGGGTGATTACAACGATAACATTGGACAATTGGGGAAGAAAAAAGACCTTAACAGATCCGGCTGCGGGAACGTATGAATATACCTATAACGATTTTGGAGAAACCCTGACGGAGAAAACACCAAAAGGAATTACAACTTATGATCTTGATGCCGTTGGAAAAGTTAACTGGAAAACAATCGTAGGCATTAATGGGGATAATACCAATTCCAAAACCACAAATACGTATGATCCTGCTACAAAATTGCTGACAGCAGTGAAGTTTGAAAATCTTTCTGAAGGGTATGTGATAAATTATTCTTACGGTTATGACCAATACAAAAGACTGAACTTTAAGGATGAAAGCGGTTATCTGGCCTATTACCAGCAAGCGACCCAGTTTGATGCTTTTGGCCGTCCGGAAAAAGAATTATATACCGCAATCAATACTTCCGATTTAAAGCGTTCGGATAAATGGATCAAGAAAACCTATAAAAATGGCTATCATTATCAGATTGTAGACGATGCAACGCAGAAGGTTTTATGGCAGGCCAATACTGTAAACGAAAGAGGACAATTGCTTACTGCACAGTACGGATATGATAACGGTAGCTTTGTTGGTCAGGAGACACATAGTTATGACACCTATGGACTACCGGCATCAACAAGTTACAGAACAGCAAATGGAAGTTATTCTTCGGCAGTTCCGTTCATGACGCTTACCACAGCATTTGATCCGCAGCGGGGTAATTTATTAAACAGAACGAATAGTATGTTTGGCTGGAGTGAAGATTTTTCAAATGCCTACGACCAACAGGATCGGTTAATCAAGTATAAAGACGCTAATGGGGTTTATGTAACTCAGAGCTATGACGATCGTGGCAGGATAACAGCGAACAATATCGGAACGTATAATTACAATGTTATTAATAGCACAAGTGGTGTTTCAAGTCCGTATCAGGCCAGTTCCGTAACACTTGCAGATGCTGCAACAACGGCATATTATAATGGAAGGGAACAGAATATCGGGTATAATGCTTTTAAAAGCCCTGTTTGGATAACGGAAGAAGGAAAGGAAAATATAGATTACCAGTATAATGCCTTCGATGGCAGATGTACAATGTATTATGGCGGTTTAGAAGCTGATAAAACAGCAAGGAAATACAGGAAATTCTATTCTGCCGACGGCAGTATGGAGATAAAACGAAACCTGCTCACCGATACCGTTGAGTTTATAACCTATATAGGCGGTAATGCCTATACGGCTCCGGTAGTTTTAAAAAGTGACGGAACAACTCAAAATTACCTTTACCTGCACAGGGATTATCAGGGAAGTATTTTGGCAATAACAAATGCTAACGGACAGGTTCTGGAAAAACGACTTTTTGATGCCTGGGGTGCTTTGATAAAATATAACAATATAGCAGGTTCCACGACTGTTCCAACGACATCTGACGGACTGCTGCTGGACAGGGGATATATCGGTCATGAACACTTGTTAGGAGTAGGGCTGATTAATATGAACGCAAGGCTGTATGATCCTAGATTGCACCGTTTTCTGTCGCCGGATAACTACGTACAGGATCCTAATAATACGCAGAGTTATAACAGGTATGCCTATTGCTGGAACAATCCGTTAAAATATGCCGATTATAACGGAGAATGGTTTGGATGGGACGATTTAATAGTGGCTGCGGTGAGTTTTGTTGTTGGTTATGTATCAAGTGGTATTCAAACCGGGCAATGGGGATGGAGTTCTGTACAATCCGGACTTATCAGTGCAGCTGTCGGCTGGGTTGCCTATAATACCGCCGGAAGTTCATCGGGGATTACCGCCGGAAGCGGCTCCCTGAATGCCCCGATGTGGGATTTCCTGGCCACATCTGCTGCCAGTTCGGCAATTAGTTTGCTGTATCCGCCTATAGGAATTCAGATCAATAATTTCTCATTTAGCATTTCACCGGCAATTGCTTTTGGAAATACATCCGGTGTGGGTGTTAATTTAAGCGCAACTTTCAGTAATGGCGATTTTAGCCTTTCGGGAGGGATTGGTATTATGAGTAATAGTAATTATAACGGATTAGGGAAAAATGGATATGAAATCAGAAAATCAATTTTAGCCAGTTATGATAACGGGAAAAACGGATTTAGTTTAGGATTTAATAAATGGGAAGGTGATTTTGCCCAAAGAACCGGCGTTGTAGGTCTTCATTTTGGCGATTTCAGAGTAATGTATGAAAATGACGGTTCAATAGGCGGTTTAGGAGATGGAGGAGATAGTTATAGGACTGCAGCATTAAATTTATCCTTGGGTGATTTTACAGCCGGATTTAATTTAATGACAGGATATCGGGATTATGAAGGAGAAGATGGCTCGGTAAAGACCCATAGAGACCCTTTGTGTGTAGACGATTTTGGCAGAAGAATGCCTAATGGATTAGCAAAAGAAGAAGGACCAAAATACAGACTTGGCGCGCTCACTGTAGGCTATAAAGGGTATAGAGTTGGAGTGAATAGCGAGCACATTCGTCATGCTATTCAGGATCAGGCGATACATAACCTTAGAATACCATGGTTTAACGGGAAATCTATTTTTGATAAAAGACAAATGGGGTTTGAAAACCAGTCATGGGACTGGAAAGGCTATGGTCAGTATAGAACACAAAATATATTTACATCATGGTAA
- a CDS encoding T9SS type A sorting domain-containing protein: protein MKKLLLFLLILNGVLLNAQNDRILFTYDAAGNQIKRAICINCSTGKQAINKSDLTAADLIKSDISDKIFYYPNPVQEELYVKWILIEDKKVENISVYNMNGALLQKFTDFKTDNLQRIPFSDYPGGMYIVAILYNNGERKDLKILKR from the coding sequence ATGAAAAAGCTTCTTCTTTTTTTATTAATTCTTAACGGAGTGCTCTTAAACGCACAGAACGATAGAATACTTTTTACTTACGATGCGGCCGGTAATCAGATTAAACGAGCCATTTGTATTAATTGCAGTACAGGAAAACAAGCAATTAATAAATCGGATCTGACAGCTGCAGATTTAATTAAAAGCGATATCTCCGATAAAATTTTCTACTATCCGAATCCGGTTCAGGAGGAATTATATGTAAAATGGATTTTAATAGAAGATAAAAAAGTTGAAAATATTTCGGTTTACAACATGAACGGGGCATTACTTCAAAAATTCACTGATTTTAAGACCGATAATTTGCAGCGTATTCCATTTTCGGATTATCCGGGAGGAATGTATATAGTAGCAATACTATATAATAACGGCGAAAGGAAAGATTTGAAAATTTTGAAAAGATAA
- a CDS encoding DUF6705 family protein, producing the protein MRKIFSLGLLLFVASFSYGQVEKVEEMRQHYNPNFKKSSLFIYYYKDINNYFTPFIGTWIYQNGNQTFVIQFWKETKVDYTEEAPKYYTDELRGHYKLVQNYGQMNEQTIYTSEINIGNSPTPWPTIVIANQPVQPHIMNGNIFDVTGPVNPAYPTGVMGDLDMRINPANPNTAQWKVTLPQGMRGMDQPSTFTIPTNVILTKVN; encoded by the coding sequence ATGAGAAAAATATTCAGTCTTGGTTTGCTATTATTCGTTGCTTCTTTCTCTTATGGCCAAGTAGAAAAAGTGGAAGAAATGCGGCAACACTATAATCCAAACTTCAAAAAAAGCTCTTTATTCATTTATTACTACAAGGACATCAACAACTATTTTACGCCATTCATTGGCACATGGATTTACCAGAACGGCAATCAAACCTTTGTTATACAGTTCTGGAAAGAAACCAAAGTTGATTATACTGAGGAAGCCCCGAAATATTATACAGACGAATTGCGAGGGCATTACAAGCTTGTACAAAATTACGGTCAGATGAATGAGCAAACCATTTACACATCTGAAATCAACATTGGAAATTCTCCCACTCCATGGCCGACTATAGTAATAGCAAATCAGCCAGTCCAACCTCATATTATGAACGGGAATATTTTTGACGTTACCGGCCCGGTAAATCCTGCATATCCAACAGGAGTAATGGGAGATTTGGATATGAGAATAAATCCTGCAAACCCAAATACAGCACAATGGAAAGTTACATTACCCCAAGGGATGCGTGGCATGGACCAGCCAAGCACATTTACAATTCCGACCAACGTCATATTAACAAAGGTGAATTAG
- a CDS encoding DUF6705 family protein: MKKIFKFSVLFFLFSLSVQAQQEKIEAISQYFNPNFKKSILLTYYYKDINDYFTPFIGKWIYQNGSQTFVVQFTKQEKVLYQSSGNSKYFMDELIGHYKLVQNYGATNEQIIYTSQINAGNSITPWVTIIFGAPLQQYLLDGTIYDVNTPYTDDNPLGLKGILKMSISPSNTNSAQWNITLPSGLHNSANTGIFTIPTNVTLTKVN; encoded by the coding sequence ATGAAAAAAATATTTAAATTTAGTGTGTTGTTTTTTCTTTTTTCTTTGTCCGTACAGGCACAACAGGAAAAAATTGAAGCAATTAGCCAATATTTCAATCCCAATTTTAAAAAGAGTATTCTGCTCACTTATTACTATAAGGATATTAATGATTACTTTACTCCATTCATAGGTAAGTGGATTTATCAAAACGGCAGTCAAACCTTTGTTGTGCAATTCACTAAGCAGGAAAAGGTACTTTATCAATCCAGTGGTAATTCAAAATATTTCATGGATGAATTGATCGGACATTACAAACTGGTTCAAAATTATGGGGCTACAAATGAACAAATCATATATACATCTCAAATCAATGCAGGAAATTCAATAACCCCTTGGGTGACGATTATATTTGGTGCGCCATTACAACAATATCTCTTGGATGGTACTATTTATGACGTGAATACACCTTATACGGATGATAATCCACTTGGTTTAAAAGGCATACTTAAAATGAGTATCAGCCCATCCAATACAAACAGCGCGCAATGGAATATTACACTTCCGTCCGGTCTTCATAATTCGGCTAATACAGGTATATTCACAATACCAACCAATGTCACATTAACAAAGGTCAATTAG